One Tessaracoccus lacteus DNA window includes the following coding sequences:
- the trxA gene encoding thioredoxin — protein MATTALTAANFEATVKDNGVVLVDFWADWCGPCKRFSPIYDDASERHGDVVFGKVDTEDARDLATALEIQSIPTIMGFKEGNLVFRQSGLLSGKQLDSLIEQIKDLDLEADAKA, from the coding sequence ATGGCGACCACCGCGCTGACCGCAGCGAACTTCGAGGCCACCGTCAAGGACAACGGGGTCGTGCTGGTCGACTTCTGGGCCGACTGGTGCGGCCCGTGCAAGCGCTTCTCGCCCATCTACGACGACGCCTCCGAGCGTCACGGCGACGTGGTCTTCGGCAAGGTCGACACCGAGGACGCCCGCGACCTCGCCACGGCCCTCGAGATCCAGTCGATCCCCACGATCATGGGCTTCAAGGAGGGCAACCTGGTCTTCCGTCAGTCCGGCCTCCTCAGCGGCAAGCAGCTCGACTCCCTGATCGAGCAGATCAAGGACCTCGACCTCGAGGCCGACGCGAAGGCCTGA
- a CDS encoding metal-dependent transcriptional regulator produces the protein MSGDLIDTTEMYLRTIYELLEEGVPPLRARIAERLRQSGPTVSQTVARMERDHLLVVEPDRTIKLTRRGAKLARDVMRKHRLAECLLTEVIGLEWDKVHDEACRWEHVISIEVEKRLVSILHAPTVSPYGNPIPGLKDLGVEADHVPFRHGAEPLADVVGIEPRIFSLRRMSESIQAQDDTLIALADLGLRPGGQFEATRDGHLVRLVQEDRSVTLNEDEAALLFVAVDA, from the coding sequence ATGAGCGGCGATCTGATCGACACGACGGAGATGTACCTGCGCACCATCTACGAGCTGCTCGAAGAGGGTGTTCCTCCGCTGCGTGCCCGCATTGCCGAGCGCCTGCGCCAGTCCGGCCCGACGGTGTCGCAGACGGTCGCGCGCATGGAGCGCGACCACCTGCTTGTCGTCGAGCCGGACCGCACCATCAAGCTGACGCGCCGCGGCGCGAAGCTGGCCCGCGACGTGATGCGCAAGCACCGCCTCGCCGAGTGCCTGCTGACCGAGGTGATCGGGCTCGAGTGGGACAAGGTGCACGACGAGGCATGCCGCTGGGAGCACGTCATCTCGATCGAGGTGGAGAAGCGGCTCGTCAGCATCCTGCACGCGCCGACCGTCTCCCCCTACGGCAACCCGATCCCGGGTCTGAAGGACCTGGGCGTCGAGGCCGATCACGTGCCCTTCAGGCACGGCGCGGAGCCGCTGGCCGACGTCGTCGGCATCGAGCCCAGGATCTTCTCGCTGCGCCGGATGAGCGAGTCGATCCAGGCCCAGGACGACACGCTGATCGCGCTTGCCGACCTCGGGCTCCGGCCGGGCGGTCAGTTCGAGGCCACGCGCGACGGACACCTGGTCCGACTCGTGCAGGAGGACCGGTCGGTCACGCTCAACGAGGACGAGGCAGCGCTGCTCTTCGTCGCGGTCGATGCCTGA
- the serC gene encoding phosphoserine transaminase: protein MVQIQIPAELLPVDGRFGSGPAKVRAEALEYLSMRGDIMGTSHRQAPVRSLVAAVQEELADLYDIPDGYEVVLGNGGSTLFWDMAVSSLVENRSAHGVFGEFSRKFASASAAAPHLADPAVFEAEPGSVALPEPGDADVFAWAQNETSTGAAAPVLRIGDGLVVIDATSAAGGMEADISETDVYYFAPQKNFSSDGGLWLAFASPAAIERAERIKASGRWIPQSLDFTLAVASSRQHQTLNTPALATLLLLEDQLGWMLELGGIEAVAARCAQSSGVLYEWAEKRAFASPFVPHPGFRSPVVATLDLVDGVDSKALIAALRSNGIVDIDPYRALKRNQLRVGCYASVDPEDVEALTACIDYVVDRL, encoded by the coding sequence ATCGTGCAGATCCAGATCCCCGCAGAACTCCTCCCCGTCGACGGCCGTTTCGGGTCCGGGCCGGCCAAGGTACGCGCCGAGGCGCTGGAGTACCTCTCCATGCGCGGCGACATCATGGGCACCTCGCACCGCCAGGCCCCCGTCCGGTCGCTGGTCGCGGCGGTGCAGGAGGAGCTGGCCGACCTCTACGACATCCCCGACGGCTACGAGGTGGTCCTCGGCAACGGCGGCTCGACGCTCTTCTGGGACATGGCAGTGAGTTCCCTGGTGGAGAACCGGTCGGCGCACGGCGTGTTCGGCGAGTTCTCGCGTAAGTTCGCCTCCGCGTCGGCCGCGGCGCCCCACCTCGCGGACCCTGCCGTCTTCGAGGCCGAGCCGGGTTCGGTGGCCCTGCCGGAGCCGGGCGACGCGGATGTGTTCGCCTGGGCGCAGAACGAGACCTCGACGGGTGCTGCGGCCCCGGTGCTCCGTATCGGCGACGGGCTCGTCGTCATCGACGCCACGTCGGCGGCGGGCGGCATGGAGGCCGACATCTCCGAGACCGACGTGTACTACTTCGCCCCGCAGAAGAACTTCTCGTCCGACGGCGGCCTGTGGCTCGCGTTCGCGTCTCCGGCGGCGATCGAGCGCGCGGAGCGCATCAAGGCGTCCGGCCGCTGGATCCCGCAGAGCCTCGACTTCACGCTGGCCGTGGCGAGCTCCCGCCAGCACCAGACCCTGAACACACCCGCTCTGGCGACGCTGCTGCTCCTGGAGGACCAGCTCGGCTGGATGCTGGAGCTCGGCGGCATCGAGGCGGTGGCCGCGCGCTGCGCCCAGTCCTCCGGCGTGTTGTACGAGTGGGCCGAGAAGCGGGCCTTCGCGTCGCCGTTCGTGCCCCACCCCGGGTTCCGCTCCCCCGTCGTGGCGACCCTCGACCTGGTCGACGGCGTCGACTCGAAGGCGCTGATCGCCGCCCTGCGCTCCAACGGGATCGTCGACATCGACCCCTACCGGGCGTTGAAGCGCAACCAGCTTCGGGTCGGCTGCTACGCGTCGGTGGACCCCGAGGACGTCGAGGCGCTCACCGCCTGCATCGACTACGTGGTCGACAGGCTCTGA
- a CDS encoding N-acetylglucosamine-6-phosphate deacetylase, giving the protein MATSTLRVARAVTPDGVVDDAVITIDDGRIVSVTPGVAGEGLRLWAVPGFVDTHTHGAVGYSFGDPHPANNQAIIDHHRSHGSTTMFASTVTEPVEKLVAQEKVLAGLVAAGELAGIHLEGPFLAPERKGAHDIDLLRDPTPELVERLIGAGGPALKMITLAVERNHGEEATRRFREAGVAVAFGHSDADDVTTAESVEWGANVVTHLFNAMRPIHHRLPGPVPVMLSDERVMVELICDGVHLAPVVAGMAIDAAGPGRVALVTDAMSATGTGDGRYVLGELDVIVTDGTARLATADGSPGAIAGSTLTMDRAFQFVVEQVGVSIPDAALMAATTPALWHGLDEVGALETGRFADVCLVDDDGALHGVMRRGEWVVAPA; this is encoded by the coding sequence ATGGCCACCTCCACCTTGCGCGTTGCACGTGCTGTGACCCCCGACGGCGTCGTCGACGACGCCGTCATCACCATCGACGACGGCCGGATCGTCTCCGTGACCCCCGGCGTCGCGGGGGAGGGGCTCAGGCTGTGGGCCGTGCCGGGATTCGTCGACACCCACACGCACGGCGCGGTCGGGTACAGCTTCGGCGACCCCCACCCCGCGAACAATCAGGCCATCATCGACCACCACCGCAGCCACGGCTCCACGACGATGTTCGCCTCGACGGTCACCGAGCCCGTCGAGAAGCTCGTGGCGCAGGAGAAGGTGCTCGCGGGGCTCGTCGCCGCGGGGGAACTGGCCGGCATCCACCTGGAGGGCCCGTTCCTCGCGCCAGAACGCAAGGGTGCGCACGACATCGATCTTCTCCGCGACCCCACCCCCGAGCTCGTCGAGCGGCTGATCGGGGCGGGCGGTCCGGCGCTGAAGATGATCACGCTGGCGGTGGAGCGCAACCATGGCGAGGAGGCGACCCGCAGGTTCCGCGAGGCCGGCGTCGCCGTCGCGTTCGGGCACTCGGACGCCGACGACGTGACCACCGCGGAATCGGTCGAGTGGGGCGCCAACGTCGTGACGCATCTCTTCAACGCGATGCGACCCATCCACCACCGCCTGCCCGGCCCGGTTCCCGTGATGCTGTCCGACGAGCGCGTCATGGTCGAGCTGATCTGCGACGGCGTGCACCTGGCGCCCGTCGTGGCAGGCATGGCCATCGACGCCGCCGGCCCGGGCCGCGTCGCCCTGGTCACCGACGCCATGTCCGCCACCGGCACCGGCGACGGTCGATACGTGCTCGGCGAGCTCGACGTCATCGTCACCGACGGCACAGCCCGTCTCGCGACCGCCGACGGGAGCCCCGGTGCCATCGCCGGCTCGACGCTGACGATGGACCGCGCGTTCCAGTTCGTCGTCGAGCAGGTCGGCGTCTCGATCCCCGACGCCGCACTGATGGCTGCGACGACGCCTGCGCTGTGGCACGGCCTCGACGAGGTCGGCGCGCTGGAGACCGGCCGCTTCGCCGACGTGTGCCTGGTGGACGACGACGGCGCCCTGCACGGCGTCATGCGGCGCGGCGAGTGGGTCGTCGCCCCCGCCTGA
- a CDS encoding NCS2 family permease, with the protein MPTETDGKSGLDRFFEITKRGSSVGAEVRGGLVTFFAMAYIIALNPLIIGTVADVNGNLISGQPADADGAIVASIAMVAAATALIAGIMTILMGLIGRFPLAIASGLGLNALVAYTLVPQMTWPQAMGLVVWEGIIITILVLTGFRTAVFKAVPPPLRTAISVGIGLFIAFVGLVNAGVVRAGSGTPVQLGISGSLMGWPIAVFLIGMVLLITLHVWKVKGAMLISIIAATVLAVIVEAVAHVGGQVPDGSNPSGWSLNVPALTGGFSLPDLSLLGRVDMIGAFFPNGQFSWMHALGLVVLIFSLLLADFFDTMGTMVAVGSEGGLNDDNGMPPRTTEILLVDSLGAVAGGLGSVSSTTSYVESTAGVGEGARTGLASVVTGVAFLLAVFLAPLVNLVPFEAASPVLVFVGFLMISQVADIDWSRPEIGIPVFLTIILMPFSYSITVGIGAGFLSYVFIRLIKGEAKKIHPLMYVVAAMFVIYFVQGAILAAIGA; encoded by the coding sequence CTGCCCACCGAGACGGATGGCAAGTCCGGGCTCGACCGCTTCTTTGAGATCACCAAGCGAGGCTCCTCCGTAGGTGCGGAGGTCCGTGGTGGACTCGTCACGTTCTTCGCGATGGCCTACATCATCGCGCTGAACCCGCTGATCATCGGTACGGTCGCCGACGTCAACGGCAACCTCATCTCCGGCCAGCCGGCCGACGCCGATGGCGCGATCGTCGCCTCGATCGCCATGGTGGCCGCGGCCACGGCGCTGATTGCCGGCATCATGACGATCCTGATGGGCCTCATCGGCAGGTTCCCGCTCGCCATCGCCTCGGGCCTGGGCCTGAACGCGCTGGTGGCCTACACCCTGGTCCCCCAGATGACCTGGCCGCAGGCCATGGGTCTTGTGGTCTGGGAAGGCATCATCATCACGATCCTGGTGCTTACCGGCTTCCGCACCGCGGTCTTCAAGGCCGTCCCGCCGCCGCTGCGCACCGCCATCTCGGTCGGCATCGGCCTCTTCATCGCCTTCGTCGGCCTCGTCAACGCGGGCGTCGTCCGCGCCGGATCCGGCACCCCCGTCCAGCTCGGCATCTCCGGCTCGCTGATGGGCTGGCCCATCGCGGTCTTCCTCATCGGCATGGTCCTGCTGATCACGCTGCACGTCTGGAAGGTCAAGGGCGCCATGCTCATCTCGATCATCGCCGCCACCGTGCTGGCCGTGATCGTCGAGGCGGTCGCGCACGTCGGTGGTCAGGTCCCCGACGGCAGCAACCCCTCGGGCTGGTCGCTGAACGTTCCGGCGCTGACCGGTGGCTTCTCCCTGCCCGACCTGAGCCTGCTCGGCCGCGTCGACATGATCGGCGCGTTCTTCCCGAACGGTCAGTTCTCGTGGATGCACGCCCTCGGGCTGGTCGTCCTGATCTTCTCGCTGCTGCTCGCCGACTTCTTCGACACCATGGGCACCATGGTCGCCGTCGGCTCCGAGGGTGGCCTGAACGACGACAACGGGATGCCGCCGCGCACCACCGAGATCCTGCTCGTCGACTCGCTGGGCGCCGTCGCCGGTGGCCTCGGGTCCGTCTCCTCGACCACGTCCTACGTCGAGTCCACCGCGGGCGTCGGTGAGGGTGCCCGCACCGGCCTCGCCTCCGTCGTGACCGGCGTCGCGTTCCTGCTGGCCGTGTTCCTGGCTCCGCTGGTCAACCTCGTCCCCTTCGAGGCGGCCAGCCCCGTCCTGGTCTTCGTCGGCTTCCTGATGATCTCGCAGGTCGCGGACATCGACTGGAGCCGCCCCGAGATCGGCATCCCGGTCTTCCTGACGATCATCCTGATGCCCTTCTCCTACTCGATCACCGTCGGCATCGGCGCGGGCTTCCTGAGCTACGTGTTCATCCGCCTGATCAAGGGCGAGGCCAAGAAGATCCACCCGCTGATGTACGTCGTCGCCGCGATGTTCGTCATCTACTTCGTGCAGGGCGCGATCCTGGCCGCCATCGGCGCCTGA
- a CDS encoding pyruvate carboxylase — protein sequence MFSKVLVANRGEIAVRGFRAAVELGLKTVAVFPYEDRNADHRIKAHESYLIGSEGHPVRAYLDIDEIIRVAKESGADAIYPGYGFLSENPDLAAACEANGITFVGPSATVLEMAGNKVAAIAEARKAGVPTLASCPPSTDPDELIRGAKEIGFPVFIKAVAGGGGRGMRRVDDEARFAEELGAAMREAEGAFGDPTVFIEQAVAAPRHIEVQILADQQGNTVHLFERDCSIQRRHQKVVEIAPAPHISQELRDALTSDAVKFAKAINYTCAGTVEFLVETEGPRAGTHVFIEMNPRIQVEHTVTEEITDVDLVQAQMRIARGETLEEIGIRQSELQIRGAALQCRITTEDPLNSFRPDTGMITAYRSASGAGIRLDGGTTGTGVEISPHFDSLLVKLTARGRTLEAATARARRALAEFRIRGVATNLPFLRALLDDPDFEKGGVTTSFIDERPYLLSARTPADRGTRLLRWLAEVTVNKPHGPAPTHLDPAVKLPTLDLTVPAPDGPRQRLQALGAEGFAKALREQTAVGVTDTTYRDAHQSLLATRVRTRDLTTIAPLQARLLPQMLSVECWGGATYDVALRFLGEDPWERLAKLREAMPNQNLQMLLRGRNTVGYTPYPTAVTEAFVAEAATTGIDIFRIFDALNDIEQMRPAIEAVRSTSSVAEVALCYTSNLLDPAEKTYTLDYYLRLAEQIVDAGAHVLAIKDMAGLIRPEAARRLVTALRERFDLPVHLHTHDTTGGQMATLLAAIEAGVDAVDVASSPMSSTTSQPPMSALLGALDQNPRQADLDQASVLALEPYWEAVRKLYAPFESGLPAPTGRVYTHEIPGGQLSNLRQQAIALGVGDRFEAVEDMYAAADKILGRPTKVTPSSKVVGDLALHLVAVGADPAEFEADPQKFDIPDSVVGFLSGELGQPAGGWPEPFRSKALEGRRVPVREAEVAEDDLALLASPGRPRQETLNRLLFPAPTRAFDQWRLDYSDISVLPTEPYLYGMEPEREYAVTLEKGVTLLVALEAISGADKRGKRNVMCLLNGQLRQVRVRDLSMASEVATAERADTSNKGHVAAPFSGAVTPTVEVGDSVSVGDQVATIEAMKMEAAINAPVAGVVKRVVLPGTTQLEGGDLVLVIG from the coding sequence ATGTTCAGCAAGGTATTGGTCGCCAACCGTGGCGAGATCGCCGTGCGCGGGTTCCGCGCAGCCGTCGAACTCGGCCTCAAGACCGTGGCAGTTTTTCCGTATGAGGACCGGAACGCGGACCACCGGATCAAAGCCCACGAGTCGTACCTGATCGGCAGCGAGGGTCACCCCGTCCGCGCCTATCTCGACATCGACGAGATCATCCGCGTGGCCAAGGAGTCCGGCGCCGATGCGATCTACCCCGGCTACGGGTTCCTCTCCGAGAACCCCGACCTGGCCGCCGCCTGCGAGGCCAACGGCATCACCTTCGTCGGCCCGTCCGCCACGGTGCTGGAGATGGCAGGCAACAAGGTGGCCGCCATCGCCGAGGCCCGCAAGGCGGGCGTCCCGACGCTCGCGTCCTGCCCGCCCTCGACCGACCCCGACGAACTGATCCGCGGCGCGAAGGAGATCGGCTTCCCCGTCTTCATCAAGGCCGTCGCCGGCGGCGGTGGCCGCGGCATGCGCCGCGTCGACGACGAGGCGAGGTTCGCCGAGGAGCTGGGCGCCGCGATGCGCGAGGCCGAGGGCGCCTTCGGCGACCCGACGGTGTTCATCGAGCAGGCCGTCGCCGCCCCGCGCCACATCGAGGTGCAGATCCTCGCCGACCAGCAGGGCAACACCGTCCACCTGTTCGAGCGCGACTGCTCGATCCAGCGCCGCCATCAGAAGGTCGTGGAGATCGCCCCCGCGCCGCACATCTCGCAGGAGCTCCGCGACGCCCTGACCTCCGACGCGGTCAAGTTCGCCAAGGCCATCAACTACACCTGCGCCGGCACCGTCGAGTTCCTCGTCGAGACGGAGGGCCCGCGCGCCGGAACCCACGTCTTCATCGAGATGAACCCGCGCATCCAGGTCGAGCACACCGTGACCGAGGAGATCACCGACGTCGACCTCGTGCAGGCGCAGATGCGCATCGCGCGCGGCGAGACCCTCGAGGAGATCGGCATCCGCCAGTCCGAGCTGCAGATCCGCGGCGCGGCACTGCAGTGCCGCATCACCACCGAGGACCCGCTCAACTCGTTCCGACCCGACACGGGCATGATCACGGCCTACCGCTCCGCCTCCGGCGCGGGTATCCGCCTCGACGGCGGCACCACCGGCACCGGCGTGGAGATCTCCCCCCACTTCGACTCGCTGCTGGTCAAACTGACCGCCCGCGGTCGCACGCTCGAGGCCGCCACGGCCCGCGCCCGCCGTGCGCTGGCCGAGTTCCGCATCCGCGGCGTCGCGACTAACCTGCCGTTCCTCCGCGCGCTGCTCGACGACCCTGACTTCGAGAAGGGCGGCGTCACCACGTCGTTCATCGACGAGCGCCCGTACCTGCTCAGCGCCCGCACGCCCGCCGACCGCGGCACGCGCCTGCTCCGTTGGCTCGCCGAGGTGACCGTCAACAAGCCCCACGGCCCCGCTCCGACGCACCTCGACCCGGCCGTCAAGCTGCCGACGCTCGACCTGACGGTCCCCGCGCCGGACGGCCCGCGTCAGCGGCTGCAGGCGCTGGGCGCCGAGGGCTTCGCGAAGGCGCTGCGCGAGCAGACCGCCGTCGGCGTCACCGACACCACCTACCGCGACGCGCACCAGTCGCTGCTCGCGACCCGCGTGCGGACCCGCGACCTGACCACCATCGCGCCGCTGCAGGCCCGGCTGCTGCCTCAGATGCTCTCGGTCGAGTGCTGGGGCGGCGCCACCTACGACGTGGCGCTGCGGTTCCTCGGCGAGGACCCGTGGGAGCGGCTGGCGAAGCTCCGCGAGGCGATGCCGAACCAGAACCTGCAGATGCTGCTGCGTGGCCGCAACACCGTCGGCTACACGCCGTACCCGACCGCGGTGACCGAGGCCTTCGTGGCGGAGGCCGCCACGACCGGCATTGACATCTTCCGGATCTTCGACGCGCTCAACGACATCGAGCAGATGCGCCCGGCCATCGAGGCCGTCCGTTCGACGAGCTCGGTCGCTGAGGTCGCGCTCTGCTACACGTCAAACCTGCTCGACCCGGCCGAGAAGACCTACACGCTCGACTACTACCTGCGGCTGGCGGAGCAGATCGTCGACGCCGGCGCGCACGTGCTGGCGATCAAGGACATGGCCGGCCTGATCCGCCCCGAAGCGGCCCGCAGGCTTGTCACGGCGCTGCGCGAGCGGTTCGACCTGCCGGTGCACCTGCACACGCACGACACCACCGGCGGCCAGATGGCGACGCTGCTCGCCGCCATCGAGGCGGGTGTCGACGCCGTCGACGTCGCCTCCTCGCCGATGAGCTCGACGACGTCGCAGCCGCCGATGTCGGCCCTGCTGGGCGCCCTCGACCAGAACCCGCGCCAGGCGGACCTCGACCAGGCCTCCGTGCTGGCGCTCGAGCCGTACTGGGAGGCCGTCCGCAAGCTGTACGCCCCGTTCGAGTCGGGCCTGCCCGCGCCGACCGGCCGCGTCTACACGCACGAGATCCCGGGCGGGCAGCTGTCCAATCTCCGTCAGCAGGCGATCGCGCTGGGCGTCGGCGACCGCTTCGAGGCCGTCGAGGACATGTACGCCGCGGCGGACAAGATCCTCGGCCGCCCCACGAAGGTCACGCCCTCGTCCAAGGTCGTCGGGGACCTGGCCCTGCACCTGGTCGCTGTCGGGGCGGACCCGGCCGAGTTCGAGGCCGACCCGCAGAAGTTCGACATCCCCGACTCGGTGGTCGGCTTCCTGTCCGGCGAGCTTGGTCAGCCGGCCGGGGGCTGGCCGGAGCCCTTCCGGTCGAAGGCCCTCGAGGGACGACGCGTCCCCGTCCGTGAGGCGGAGGTTGCCGAGGATGACCTGGCGCTGCTGGCCTCTCCCGGCCGCCCCCGCCAGGAGACGCTGAACCGTCTGCTGTTCCCGGCCCCGACAAGGGCCTTCGACCAGTGGCGCCTCGACTACAGCGACATCTCGGTGCTGCCGACCGAGCCGTACCTCTACGGCATGGAGCCCGAGCGCGAGTACGCGGTCACGCTGGAGAAGGGCGTCACCCTGCTGGTCGCGCTCGAGGCGATCTCCGGCGCAGACAAGCGCGGCAAGCGCAACGTCATGTGCCTGCTGAACGGTCAGCTGCGCCAGGTGCGGGTGCGGGACCTGAGTATGGCGTCCGAGGTCGCCACCGCAGAGCGTGCGGACACCTCCAACAAGGGACACGTCGCCGCCCCGTTCTCCGGGGCCGTTACCCCGACCGTCGAGGTTGGCGACTCGGTCTCCGTCGGCGACCAGGTGGCGACGATCGAGGCCATGAAGATGGAGGCGGCCATCAACGCGCCGGTCGCGGGCGTCGTGAAGCGCGTGGTGCTGCCCGGCACGACGCAGCTCGAGGGCGGCGACCTCGTGCTGGTGATCGGCTAG
- a CDS encoding cold-shock protein, protein MPTGRVRFFDADKGFGFITKDDGGDVYVRSNALPDGVTTLKAGQRVEFGVFEGRKGEQALSLQLLEAPVSLSKAGRRKPEQMGVIVEDLIKMLETIGNDYRHRRYPDARKSEKVAQVLRRVADELEL, encoded by the coding sequence GTGCCTACAGGTCGAGTGCGGTTCTTCGACGCCGACAAGGGCTTTGGTTTCATCACCAAGGACGACGGCGGCGACGTCTACGTGCGGTCCAACGCGCTTCCGGACGGCGTCACCACGCTGAAGGCCGGGCAGCGTGTCGAGTTCGGCGTGTTCGAGGGGCGGAAGGGTGAACAGGCGCTGAGTCTCCAGCTGCTGGAGGCTCCGGTCTCGTTGTCGAAGGCCGGGCGACGCAAGCCCGAGCAGATGGGTGTCATCGTCGAGGACCTCATCAAGATGCTCGAGACCATCGGCAACGACTACCGTCACCGCCGCTACCCGGACGCCCGCAAGTCCGAGAAGGTTGCGCAGGTGCTGCGCCGCGTCGCCGACGAACTGGAGCTCTGA
- a CDS encoding class I SAM-dependent methyltransferase: MPELEPEEATFNAGAMEGVLSRAFGGGSTPYEWLSRAVSASATQVLDLACGAGAMIERLERPGRTVTGLDRSREELLEAQRRGRGPLVQAHASYLPFADGSFDAVVSSLGISVVADRPRFLSEVARVLRPGGVFATLTPSMRPANVDDLRLISRLAGQLRVAPHLPGVTEFKARTALGAVGLTKAEDKRAKYYYEVADEDDAVRLFEGLRPPGDADRVGAAVEFLRARFADGPVRVPLPMRRIIAIK; encoded by the coding sequence ATGCCTGAGCTCGAACCCGAGGAGGCGACCTTCAACGCCGGAGCGATGGAGGGTGTCCTGTCGCGCGCGTTCGGAGGGGGCTCCACCCCCTACGAGTGGCTGAGTCGTGCCGTATCCGCCTCCGCCACGCAGGTCCTCGACCTGGCGTGCGGGGCCGGCGCGATGATCGAGCGCCTCGAGCGGCCCGGCCGCACCGTCACCGGTCTCGACCGGTCCCGCGAGGAGCTGCTGGAGGCCCAGCGCCGCGGCCGCGGACCGCTGGTCCAGGCCCACGCCTCATACCTGCCCTTCGCCGACGGCTCGTTCGACGCCGTCGTCTCCTCGCTGGGCATCTCGGTGGTCGCCGACCGGCCGCGGTTCCTCTCCGAGGTGGCCCGCGTGCTCCGGCCAGGGGGTGTGTTCGCCACGCTGACCCCGTCGATGCGGCCCGCCAACGTCGACGACCTGCGCCTCATCAGTCGCCTGGCCGGCCAGCTGCGCGTCGCCCCGCACCTGCCGGGCGTCACCGAGTTCAAGGCGCGCACCGCGTTGGGGGCGGTCGGCCTGACGAAGGCCGAGGACAAGCGGGCCAAGTACTACTACGAGGTCGCCGACGAGGACGACGCCGTCCGGCTGTTCGAGGGCCTCAGGCCCCCGGGCGACGCCGACCGTGTCGGCGCCGCCGTCGAGTTCCTCCGAGCGCGCTTCGCCGACGGGCCGGTGCGCGTGCCGCTGCCCATGCGCCGCATCATCGCCATCAAGTGA
- a CDS encoding DUF3027 domain-containing protein, with protein MPRPKLDAATAEAVDLARDAAVVSGGDDAVGRHLDAVAEDGDRIVTHTFECLLPGYADWHWAVTLVRASRAKLPTVNEVVLLPSAGALLAPDWVPWEDRIGAGDIAPGMLMATPDNDPRLEPGFAATDLPADADDADWVQLRSTVAELGLGRARVLSHEGRDLAAERWLAGPPGPKDEASHEAPAHCGTCGYFVALRGSLGVLFGACTNEYSPSDGRVVSLEHGCGGHSDVVAEHRAKELPAPVFDTIGVDSTLFD; from the coding sequence ATGCCTCGACCCAAGCTCGACGCCGCCACCGCCGAGGCCGTCGACCTCGCACGTGACGCCGCCGTCGTCTCCGGCGGCGACGACGCCGTCGGCCGTCACCTTGATGCGGTGGCCGAGGACGGCGACCGCATCGTCACCCACACCTTCGAGTGCCTGCTGCCCGGCTACGCCGACTGGCACTGGGCGGTCACTCTCGTGCGCGCCTCGCGTGCCAAGCTGCCCACCGTCAACGAGGTCGTCCTGCTGCCGTCTGCCGGCGCCCTGCTGGCCCCCGACTGGGTGCCGTGGGAGGACCGTATCGGCGCCGGGGACATCGCACCGGGCATGCTCATGGCCACCCCGGACAACGATCCGCGCCTCGAGCCCGGCTTCGCCGCCACTGACCTGCCCGCCGACGCGGACGACGCCGACTGGGTGCAGCTCCGCTCCACCGTCGCCGAGCTCGGCCTCGGCCGCGCCCGCGTGCTGAGTCACGAGGGCCGCGACCTGGCCGCTGAGCGCTGGCTCGCCGGGCCGCCCGGGCCGAAGGACGAGGCGTCGCACGAGGCTCCCGCCCACTGCGGCACCTGCGGCTACTTCGTCGCGCTTCGCGGCTCGCTGGGCGTGCTCTTCGGCGCCTGCACCAACGAGTACTCGCCCTCCGACGGCCGCGTCGTCTCGCTCGAGCACGGCTGCGGCGGCCACTCCGACGTCGTGGCGGAGCATCGGGCCAAGGAGCTCCCCGCTCCAGTATTTGACACGATCGGCGTCGACTCGACGCTTTTCGACTGA